The Balaenoptera ricei isolate mBalRic1 chromosome X, mBalRic1.hap2, whole genome shotgun sequence region gcttatcaattttgtttatcttctcaaagaaccaacttttagttttatttatctttgctattgttttctttgtttctatttcatttatttctgctctgatctttatgatttctttccttctgctaactttgggttttgtttgttcttctttctctagtttctttaagtgtaaggttagattgtttacttgagctttttcttgtttctttaggtaggcttgtatagctataaacttccctcttagaactgcttttgctgcatcccataggttttgggtcgtcgtgttttcattgtcatttgtctctaggtattttttgatttcctctttgatttcttcagtgatctcttggttatttagtaacgtattgtttagcctccatgtgtttgtcctttttacgtttttttccctgtaattcatttctaatctcatagcgttgtggtcagaaaagatgcttgatatgatttcaattttcttaaatttactgaggcttgatttgtgacccaagatgtgatctatcttggagaatgttccgtgcgcacttgagaagaacgtgtaatctgctgtttttggatggaatgtccgatatatatcaattaaatctatctggtctattgtgtcatttaaagcttctgtttccttatttattttcattttggatgatctgtccattggtgtaagtgaggtgttaaagtcccccactattattgtgttcctgtcgatttcctcttttatagctgttagcagttgccttatgtattgaggtgctcctatgttgggtgcatatatatttataattgttatatcttcttcttggattgatccctggatcattatgtagtgtccttccttgtctcttgtaacattctttattttaaagtctattttatctgatatgagtatagctactccagctttcttttgatttccatttgcatggaatatctttttccatcccctcactttcagtctgtatgtgtccctaggtctaaagtgggtctcttgtagacagcatatatatgggtcttgtttttgtatccattcagccagtctatgtcttttggttggggcatttaatccattcacgtttaaggtaataatcgatatgtatgttcctatgaccattttcttaattgttttgggtttgtttttgtaggtccttttcttctcttgtgtttcccacttagagaagttcctttagcatttgttgtagagctgttttggtggtgctgaattctcttagcttttgcttgtctgtaaagcttttgatttctccatcaaatctaaatgagatccttgccgggtagagtaatcttggttgtaggttcttctctttcatcactttaagtatatcatgccactcccttctggcttgcagagtttctgctgagaaatcagctgttaaccttatgggagttcactagtatgttatttgtcgtttttcccttgctgctttcaataatttttctttgtctttaatttttgccactttgattactatgtgtctcggcgtgtttctccttgggtttattctgtatgggactctctgcgcttcctggacttgggtggctatttcctttcccatgttagggaagtttctgactataatctcttcaaatattttctctggtcctttctctctctcttctccttctgggacccctataatgcgaatgttgttgcgtttaatgttgtcccagaggtctcttaggctgtcttcatttcttttcattcttttttctttagtctgttccacagcagtgaattccaccattctgtcttccaggtcacttatccgttcttctgcctcagttattctgctattgattccttctagtgtagttttcatttcagttattgtattggtcatctctgtttgtttgttctttaattcttctaggtctttgttaatcatttcttgcgtcttctcgatctttgcctccattcttattccgaggtcctggatcatcttcactatcattattctgaattctttttctggaaggttgcctatatccacttcatttagttgtttttctggggttttttcttgttccttcatctggtacatagccctctgccttttcatcttctctatctttctgtaactgtgtttTTTTTCAAGGCTCTACTTCTGAAATTACTTGAGCCTAATATCTCTCTATACATAATGTGGTAGAATtgcaactgaaaaagaaattaataacagtATTTGGGGAGGCAGACAGCAGTAAAATAGCAAACTTTACATTGTGCTCTTATGCTGCCACATCTTTGAACATCTGTCAGGAGAACTCCAGGTAGCTAGGGGTAGAGGTGGGAGATCAACAAGAAAATTCTTAATAATCTTACCCTAGATTTGTTGTAGACTTGTTGGTAAAGAGATATGAATTACAAGTTTTACATGGCTGATTGTGaccaaagcattttttaaaatattgcaaaacAGGCAAGATGAAAACAAGTGTCTCTTGCTGTGGTTATACCATTAGATTAAGCAGTAGGAAGCCAGTGGCTTAAGGACTCATGATAGTATTCATTTAAAATGCACACAGATCTCTTTGGTTACTAAATGACTACACAGTGGCAACACTGCAGTAGTCTAGTGCCAAACAGACTAACTGGGGATTCAGACTTGATTTTCCTTTTGGGTGTATTTTGTAAGTAGATTAGTAAAAGACTGAAAAGGCAGCTTTAAATTCTATTTGTTCATGCTTCCTTCATCCCACTCTTAAATCGATAGGCACTGGCTAGGCAAAGACAGTCTTATTATTTAACTACAAATTAGCATAGCCCTTCTTGTGGCAGCATTTGAAACAAACAGAACCAATTGGAAGGAATTTATATATCTGAATTTCTCTTTGCAGAAGTTGACTGGGTCACAAATTATAACctgtttaaaaagacaaaatacacACCCACACAAGTGTTTATTCATTTAGAGACTTCAATTATGTGTAAGAATTTAGTCATAGAAATTATGAGCATCCATTTAGAAAGTTTCCAAGTTTATTTTGTAATACTGTACCTTTATTGTTCTAGTTCAATATGCTGTAATATTTGTGAGCACATTTTTCACAGCTGGACAATTATATTAAACTTTAATAAGTGTATCGTGCTTTCACTAAAACCATAGACTGCATGCAATATAGATGGATGTAGTATGCAGCATGTGTGCTGTCATTATTAAGCTTAGTCTAAGTGGCATCACTCATAGCAATAAGCGCTTGCTCTCTCTTCTAAGTTCCTTGCACTCTTGGCTTTGTCATTCACTTGACTCCTCTCACCTGACCACCTTAGCTTCATATTTAAATACCATGttataattgaaatttttaatatatctatGTCTAATCCCTCCCTCTAGATTGTAATTTTAGGAGGGAATCTGCTATTTTTCTTTAGACATTTTAAAGAACCTGATAAATTTCTTACACACTTAAGAGGCACCAAAGAAATATTGTTGAATAGCTATTAAATACAGTTTCGGACAATCATTTTAGATTTTAGTGCATCACAGTTGGAACCTCTGTTGATCTTCAATAAAGTGTTAGCTGAGAAAATGTGACAGGTTGAttataaaacaagacaaaactccATCTTGATTAAATGTGTTGTTGTAGCTCGGCACTTTCATGAAAAAGACTCTTGTTTTCTTGTTCAGTTTCTGTTCCAAATGATCAAAATTGACACATAGAGTCTTATAACATTCTCAAGGAAAGATTCATTTCTGTTCACTGTATGATGCTTATTAAGACAGGAAGTAGACTCAGGTCATTTGGAATGACTTTCAACAAAGGCTAAAATTAAGAGAGGCTTGTAGATAATCGGAAAACACACCTTCCCACTATTCAAACTTTTGAGGTAATTGCACTTGAGGTTATTGATATGCATCAGCTAGCTTTTCTTCTTCATGATTAGATATGAGCATTtcagtgaataaaagaaaaagttgggtTGATAAAAGGACCTGTGATCTGAAAGCTCTTCAATCCACTTGTGAGATATCATTAACAACAAAATAATAGAGGGAaaactatatatcttcttttaaaCCACAAATCTTGATCCATGTCTGAATTCATTTCTGCTAGTTCATTAACACTTTTTTGTTGAATatgataaacaaaaataataaaagctgttTGTTCAACAATATAACTTCTTGTCCTTTGGGCCCTAGATTAAGAAGAAACAGCAAGATGTGCTTGGTTTCCTAGAAGCTAACAAAATAGGATTTGAAGAAAAAGATATTGCAGCCAATGAAGAGAATCGGAAGTGGATGAGAGAAAATGTACCTGAAAACAGTCGACCAGCCACAGGGTACCCCCTGCCACCTCAGATTTTCAATGAAAGCCAGTACCGTGGGGTAAGGAACCAATTAAAATTCttgttttttcaaaaatggaTTGCCTCAAACCCATCCTCTTTCTTTTACTCCCACCCCAAATCTACACACAGTCATTTCTCCTGTTCATCCTCTACATCCATCCTAGGCAGCTGGGGTATTTTACCTTCTACTAGAAGGCAAATGGATGAGTCATTCACCAAAAGATTATCTGTGAATGTATAAGTACAGACCAGAGCATTTATATTATTTCTAGTATGTCCATGAAGAAGCCACTGAAAAGAGGTGAGCTGTTTTACTTATTTAgattaaaattagtttaaaaagaggaatatcttagtttctgcttcaaggtagtaaaacttttatttagatattattaatgaattttcttaaaattttgagtTAGCTAATTGAACTAATGTATGGATGAGGGAAACAAGAGTAGAGTTTTTACTTTGTGACTGGTGCTTTCAAGTTTGTCATCTTAGTTAGCCTTCATTTAAACCATGAAGTAGTTCCCTTCAATGTTCATTCACTGTGTATTTAAGTAACATTTGTAGCCTATGGCCATTCTAGATACCATGGCAAGTACAAGTATGTATAAAACAAAGCCTCTTTTCTTAAAGAGCTGATTGGGAGTGTTGTGTGGGTAGAATCAAACACACCTGAAACAGAGAGAGTGGTTATGAGGCCACATCCATGTGATGACATGGTACAGAAAGCATATGTAAGGGCTATAGGAATTTCCAGTAAAGAACTGTTTGCTTTGCTGTGTCCTCAGAATTAGCATAATTGAGGAACAAATGTTTTTAGAGCCAGCAATCCAAATCTTCTAACTCATGTGTTTATATGGGAGTGAGAAGGAGAACACCTAAGGGAGGGTATGGCAAAATTGAGAAGTCCATtagcataaaatattttctctgtgaatTGAATTTGTCACTTCTGAGGAGGGGCCAGAAGATTTCTTCTGCTGCTGCAAACAGGGCCAATGTGTAAAGACATACTGTGTAGATAAGGAAAAGACAATTAGGCTATTCATTTACATGGTGAAACCTCAGTGCCTCTATATTTGAAATTTCTGCAAATTGTTGACTCTCAGGGGCTGAAAGAGGCCTCAGAGGTCATCCAGTCCAATCTAAGCCAGCATATATTGTCTTAATCTCTCCTTTTTGAAGCAGGAATTTCAAtttgtttgacttttaaaaagaaacacattttgggTTGTAAGGGTGATGTTTGAGAAGCCAAATTTACctggtttatttctcctttggaaGCCACACTACAAGGGAATGGAGTATGTTATGGAAAAAAAGGCAAGTATCACTGAGAAAtgggaagatgaaaaggaagGTGCAGGAGGTGAGACACAaccaaacaaatatttgttaatggaaaaggaatccattttcttttgagtgcctgctgtgtgccaggcactgagttaGGAGTCATAACAATAATTAAGATTTGTCCCTATACAGACGTTAGGGAGAAAAGTGTATAGCAACCATTCATAGAAAGCATATTATATGTCAGCTATTGTGCTACATACTTTATGTGTATTATATTAGTCAGTTCTCATACTAATCTCATGAGGTGTAGATATTGTTATTCCTGTTTCATAGATGAAGATATTGAGGCCTAGAAGAGGTTAACTAACTTCCTAAATCATACAATTAGTAAGTGATGCAGCTAGAATTTAAACCTAGATCTGTCTTATTCTGAAGTTCTTACTCTTTCTATTAAACCACTGCGTTGTTAATTTTCCTGTTTACTCAAAGATcccatctttgttcttttcttgtttcattcTGTATTGTGGGAGGCTGACCTCAGCAAATTATATTTCCCAGTGTCCATTGCCAACTGGCTGCCTATTAGGTTTGGCCGATAATAGGAGGCACTGGTTGGATGagtggagggcaggaggagaggaaaagCCAAGGTATCCCCCTTTTTCTGGAGGTGTCCATGACAGTGGCTACATCTCCTTTGTGGTACCAGCTCTGTAATACTACCTTCTCCACTTTTCCCTTCAGCGCTAGCTGTGGTAGCAGCTTCCTGCTATTTCTAGTCTCTGGGCTGCCTCACCGTCTCCTGTCTGCCTTTCAGCTCTTTAATCTTTTGTAAGTGGTTCTTCGTATTAAATTCCCTTGTTTAAACTATCTcaaggtttctcagccttggcactactGATATGTTGGGTTTATGGGGGCtcccctgtgcattgtaggatgtttagcagcatccctggcttctatccATGAGTGCTAGTAGCACCCTCCCAgttgtgaaaaaacaaaaatgtttccagatttTGCCAGACGTCCCTGGGGGAAAATTACCTCCTTTTTAGAATCATTGAGCTATAGCTTAGGTTCTATTTCCAGATTAGGATGTGACTGAAATAATTACCCTGCCAACATAAATGAAGCTCTGCTATAGACGATACAAAATTTTTAAGGGTAATCTTTGTTCTGAAAGAGCTTATGCTGTGTATATGAAGAACTAAAGCACATTTTCATGAAATAATTAATATGATACAAATATATGGTAGAATACATTCTGGATTAATGTTATTGGAATCCCAAAGatgtaaataaagtatatttttcctCAAGAGAATTCCTATAGAAGAAGCAGACTATGTTTTGTTTACTCTTGTATTCTTAGCACCAGGAACAGTgattggcatgtagtaggtgctcaatacatatttgcacaataaattaattaatcctgCTTAATTGAGAAG contains the following coding sequences:
- the SH3BGRL gene encoding adapter SH3BGRL is translated as MVIRVYIASSSGSTAIKKKQQDVLGFLEANKIGFEEKDIAANEENRKWMRENVPENSRPATGYPLPPQIFNESQYRGDYDAFFEARENNAVYAFLGLTAPPGSKEAEAQAKQQA